TTGTTGAAGTACGCTAAATCAGCCGAGGGCGAGTCCTTGGTGTGCAATGGTGAGAAGACCAGCTCCGTCGAGGAAGCGGTTTCTTCGCAAAGCTCGAGCATCGATCGCGAGGAAAGCGTGGATAGGTTCGACGAAAGTTCTAGCACCAGGTTGAACAAAATATGGTCTCAGTGCTCGGTGCTGGTCGAAACAGATATCAGCAAGTGTGGAGTTGTCGAAGAACCTGAGCATGCTACCAGACACGCGGTCAGGAGGAACACTTTAGCCGCGCCACCTACTGCATACAGGTAACTAGTAGCTTCTTTTTTAGCGTTGCACGATAGcctatcgattttattttttcggcACTTGCGTTACACGAACTCCAGGCCTCCGTCGAACGTGTGGAAAGATGTAATAGTTGGAgcgtcaatttttatttaaattacttgtTGTTTTTACCGAACATCTATTGGTTTCATTGAAGGTTTCGTTATCGTgggtattattattaatcattattgaacggaggaaaagaaagaaaacccGATCTTTTCGCTTGAATAGGTGTACCgacattttatttaacatcTCGTAGGGCTCTTCAGTCTGTACTTGATGAAAGACTCTCACgctaatatatgtatgcatgtatTCGTTGAAAGTACTTCAATTAGCTGCTTGGTATTTAACAGCCATAAAACGTTTTCACTTACTTCCAACTGCTTTTTTTTCGCGTACGGCAATTTGCCACATGCGAGGCTTCCTAACGAATGATGCGTACGCATATACGAAACGACACTTTAAACGTGTTTCCTGTTCGTTAGCGCACAAGCGTATTTATGCGATTTAATTACGTCGTcagttattattatcaataactTATTAAACACATCCGTTGGCTCGTTATTTGCTTTACTTTTACATCACCGTTGTTTGTATCTGAAATTGTTTCGTTAGCGCGAcaaagaaattctttatttctatttgcACCGTTCATTTCACATCTCATTAATGAAATATCATCGACGAATCTCTCTCGATTGATTCGCTGGGTAGTTTGATGATTTCAGTTTGTTGTGTGAGAATAGAGCGAGGTATGTGTTGTATCAGAAATTGGCTCTGATTCTGATACAATTATGGGCTGAAAATTAGATCAGAGGCCACAGTCGATGGTCTAGGCTCTAATAGTATTCGGGTGTCAACGACGAGCTGCTAATAGTTCGAAATTGCACATAATttgatatgaaattttgtcaCAGCAAATTTAACGCTCAACATCTTGTAGCTACCTTAACAGAGGATGCTTCGACACGTCGAACGAATCGTATCGTTAATTTCATCGTCTGTGCTTACACGATTTCTAGAAAAAGTCatcgatatattataaatttataaattttgcaacaataaTAAGGTTACTTTTTAACAGTCCGTACAACTTCCCTTAAAACGTAGAATAAGAAGACACGaggaatttgaaatatttcaacgcgTTTTGAAAAACGAAAGCATGCTCGATGCAACGTTTTAACTAAGAAGCCTGCTATCGCAATTGTGCGATTCTTGGAAGAGTGGAGAAATGGCTAAAATGCGAAGTACGTTAAACAATTTACGGTATAGTTTTATACCTTTTTTCAGACCGATCATTCATCGCGAAGCTTTAGCGGGTAGTCGACGAAAGAGCGCGGCACCATTGAGACCGGTGATGGACAGAATCAGCGGAGCAAGACGAGAGTCTGGTGCCCAAACTGACATTTCTGCGCTTCCAGCCCACTGGCGTTCCGAGAGTTATCTCGCGCACAAAGTGGCTCATACGTTCACCACGTTGCCCAGCAAGTTCGCTCTGCCTACCGGGGTGCCTGGAAGACTTCGACTGTCCGACAAAACCCGGGAAGCTAGAAGAGTAATGCTATCGGACATCAGCTTCACCAGCATGGTGCCAGAGTTGTCCAGAAGCGCCGATCATCTCTGCCACGACCCACACGCACAGGTAGGATCCGAATTCGGATCAGAATCTTCATAATCCGTAAGATAAAGATTCGATACTTCTGTGTCAAAGCACAAATCTTGTAGTTTTTGATTTGGAAAGTACGATAAATACATTACGTTAGGAGTTTATAGTTTGCAGTATGTTGATGTTGGGTGATAGTATGTCGCGACTGCAGCATGGATTTTATATAAGAATCACTGGTTTTCGTGCAATGTggtgtttgatatttttgaagtTTCGACAATTTGAGAGAAAAAGCGAGAGAAACATCGCGTAACGTTGGTTTGCGCTCGTGTGAGAAGGAATGATGCATATTTATGGAGTTATTCGTTTAAGAATCGAAACCAGACCTGCTGTTGGAGTGCAAGCTGAACTTATAGCGAACATTTGTGATACGAACTAGATTTGTTTATCAAGTAGTATAAACGTTTCTGAATCGTTAAAGGACTTGTAGGATTGTACACGTAACAGAGAAGTGGAAGGGCAGCGAGTGCGAATCGCATCATTCTAGCGTCAATGGAGTGTAATCAGGATCGTAGAATCTCAATTTTTATGAGTCCCAGGTCAGAATACGAATAATTATCGGTCGTAATATCCCaactttcttctctttgtCTTCGTTCCCAATATTTACGTACGATGCTGCGATGGAATGTTTGAGCAGTCTTCCTGTCATTTTTAGGTCTTAATCGTCAGTATTGTTTTTGTAACAAACATTATTTTTGCACGTTGATGATGATATACTTATAAAACGTTGTATGTGTGTTGTTTAAACGCTTGTTTGATAAccattatactttatagagatgtattttgttatatttgtttaacgTTACGTTATATTTCAGATGCCAATGAATATTCTGTATACTTAGCTGATAATggacaataaaaatatattttgttggtgtctaatatttttttatttatcgtaataacgtaataagtaACATTCTTTACTATCTCGATGAATAGGTCCGATTCCAAGCATCCTACGTGTTTGAAATCACctctaaaatgaaattactgcATATTCACTTCGAAGAATCCAAGTATTAACGTTAGAGTAACACGTTCTTAGTAAAGGACAGCTCTTTGGAAAACGGCTATATTacacgaaataataataattaaaactatCTTTATCCATGCGCATAGAAATTCAATATCGTAGGTGATCAACGGGAGCAGTAAAGTAGACTATTCTTAAAATGGCGTAACACCGTTTTATCTATGTGTATGTACattctgtatatgtatatatatacatatatacggaAATGATTCGCGCGTGGGAGAAGGTCGAACGAATAAAGCTAATGCGATTCACTTTGACGTTCGTTTCAATTCCGCCTCTTCGTCAACTTGGATGACTAATTGCTTGCCTCGTTTTGTTTTATTCCGATACTGTAGGTTCTGAATATTTACTGTTCCTGTATTATTCGATTATACTGCTTTCCGCTGCGGTGCGGTGCAAGGGAACCTACGGTCTTAAATATCTCACTGAAATGCGAATAACGAATCGCTTATCTCTTTTAGAATTGCTCTTCCGTCGTTTCAGTTCCATTTCGTCCTTGAACgagttttaatttaaaacatgGAAAATCGGCTgcttatgaaaattaaacaacgCTGGAGATTATTCTTACATTAGTAGTCTAATAAATGTCCCAAATACGagataaaatacgaaataaaatttttccattattttgtaattttgtatttccgattccgtgcgttattctaaaaattaacTCGTTCTACTCGAACACATTTCGGTAGATCGACCGGATAATCAATCGGTTTTACTATTACGGAGTGATCAACAATGACTCATATCGTTCCTTTTGTTCAGACTTGTTTCAGTTCTCGCGGCTGTGGCCTTCGAACACCGGACGTGCATCGCCGCGAATCGCTCGGCTCTCCTGCAGGATTTTGGCCTCGTTGCAACCCCAGCACAGGACTTCCGAGTCCGTGCGATTGTCGCCTCTCCACCGACTTTTACTCCTCTCGATATCGTGGCTCTTTGTCCTCGATCCCGTCGCCTGGATTGGAGGTTGTCGGTGGCCCATCTCGAAGACACTCGTGGAGAGCAAACGCGACGTCCTTCGATACCTGGAGAGTTCCGATGGCCACTTCTACCCCCAGACCAACCTGGTCCTCTATGCCCTCTTCGCCTACACACGTGCATCCTCCTGCGACGTCCTCGAAAGCTTCTAAGAGCGTTCCAAAGAGAACGCGATCGAAGGTCACTTTCCAAGGTTTGTCTTTCTGTCACAGTAAcccttttattttcaaatcatTGTTTACAGTTTGTCTACTTGCTACGATACATCTTAATTGTGCGTGTGTAATTTAAGTGACGCCTGTAGAGTTAATTTCAATCGAGATAAACTGTCGTAAATGGGCATGTAGTTTACTATTTACTCGCAGAAGCCAGTTGCGGTTAATTGAATCTCAGGCTCAGCCACTTCAAATTAACCTTCTATCGCGTTCAGAAACCTTACAATCGACTGGAACCATATCGTAGGTTCGTGTTTCCGTGCAACGTTATAAGACGAGTTACTCGATCGTAACTGATGTACGTTACGTGggtgtattttaatatcgctTCAATATTTTGCACTTACTTTTGCAATCTTTCGTTCCTGCCAAATAAAACAGTCCATAAAAGGCGCTCTTCGACTTTTTGCAAACGTTCTGATTAATATTGTTTCAGGAATGAGATTTCTTAATTCTTTCGGGATGGAATTCTCTTAGACCTTGAGATAGATTCGTTCTTGTCAATTATTAACCATAGAAACTATACAAACATATACTTTCGATGTTTTCGTAGAGTAGACACAAAGTACTAGAACTTGCGGACAATTTTCCCGCAAACCAAATACGTTTACTTAGGCGATAATCCGTAAAGTTTCAACTCGTACTTCCTTTACTCGCGCAAGCTGAAAACgcatcttcttctctttcttttgtgTCGCTCATTTCGCTGTAAACCATCCTCGATAACTACAAGTGGATCAAACCCAGTCAACCTGCAACCTGTcgcgttctttttattttacctgcTAAAAAATCTCTGGTGAACCAGTGCTTTGATGAGaccttttttaattactctGTTGCGACGCGCGTACAGCgagaaagataataaaaacgCGAAGCCCGTCGACCTcgacaaaaataaaacaccGCCCAAGGTTTCGTTGCACCACTTTTTCCCCAAACTTATTCGTATTGTCCGATAATGCTGGCTGATGGcgtcgataaataataaataaacgacgAGTTCTTCCAAACGATCCACCAAAGTAACATCGTTTAGCCAGACACCCGTTATAAACGGTGTATCATTATAACAGTAAAGTGATTTGTGTCAGGATGCTGTTTGTTTGCAGAATGCCCGATGACGCGAGGCAGTCTGCCAAATCTGCGCTCGGATTTGGTGACCGGCGATAACAGCGGCGATTCGACGGAATCGTTGATCGACGAGGCTGAGGATTATTTACGACGGAGCATCGACTCGATGCTGACGATCTCCAGTAGCGGCGTCAGTTCCGATTATTGGAACCGACAGACAGCCAGGCGGAGACGCACGCGGCGATACTCCGAGCCTGATCTAATCCGTGATTGGCATCCCCCGCAGGATGCTAGACCGTACCTGCCAAAGGTGAATTTCACCAGCGTGTCTCGCGTGTGCCTCGATATATCCGCCTTTGCTGACAATTGATTAGAACGTGGCACGATAACGTGTCATTTGGAACGGTGGAAACCACTCTCGCGCGATTAAACcgttataattgtaaaataagtcggtaaaattgtaaaatcgtAAAAACGTGAAATCATGAAGGAGAGTTATTACGTACAGCTTGTACAATAGCTTGTCAATTCGCTTAATCGATAAATTACTGTACGTACAAGAGATGGTCAGATGCTTGAAAGTTTCGCTCTTTTTAATCGTGGTGAATGGTTATCGGCGTTAAACTCGTCGATGCTAGATGAAACGTAATAGAACATCGAGCGTATCTCAACGATCCGTTAAAATCGTTACCACTTGGAATTAAAATCGTATACTTTACGGTACATCACTTGCTGATCTAAAAAAGGGTTCTTGGTTTACGATCTACGGTGTTTATTTCGACAGATACCAAGAGATCTCAAGCTGGATCATCTCGTGAAGGTTATATCGCCGGAGGGTAAAGTTCTTCAAGGACGAGTGAGATACGTCGGACCTGTACCAGGTCGAGAGGAAACGCACGTAGGTGTGGAGTTACCCTATTTGAATGGCTCCTCCGACGGCACATTTCACGGTAGAAGATTCTTCGATTGGTAAGTTATCATACGTACGTTATATCGGGTATATTTTCTTGTCGctggaaattattataaattatctttcatAGCGTAATTATCTAGTCAACTATTAACGATTTCGTTAGTATCTATTTTGGAGGATAGTTCATCGCGTATTCGCATGAGTTGCAACGATCATGTCGTTACACATTACGGTTCGTGCGTTATGTCAGAGAGTTCTATGAAACGTGCTTCGTTGCTTCGCTGAAACAATAACGAGGCCTTTTATCGAACGAACGTCGGTCGCGTTTTCGCAGTTAGCAGTTGCCCATTAACACAACGTCACAATCGCGA
This Bombus pascuorum chromosome 1, iyBomPasc1.1, whole genome shotgun sequence DNA region includes the following protein-coding sequences:
- the LOC132907697 gene encoding uncharacterized protein LOC132907697 isoform X1, coding for MEAEAGRQSHHQGLQLTLPSPGIPGLDVVRALHQTVISLRSALDSSREELRRLKQSVGDFSGESYVDVVERLALENHVLRRKILSRNSEFSSDAATSPPPQARLFSLAVEDVKDLSEQAGVLMDASRDKVDTEDMAEAPKPVIEPRTDSNTSGNGEIPDPQSRTVEKVPNSHVESSSKSESRNQTSKCTMSRDATVVKPQAGISGASLDDTVKSGTSNDLASALTNRRSKDVEAEDGSAAQVDHLEVPEKDLEDLSLKSVSDGDNSVFSDNPDTQVLQQHQRQNQLADQPKPNDQSENESEELDDIELIFTTDDTCRDLGLQEDLVSITETETWPQSAPTGQPALLKYAKSAEGESLVCNGEKTSSVEEAVSSQSSSIDREESVDRFDESSSTRLNKIWSQCSVLVETDISKCGVVEEPEHATRHAVRRNTLAAPPTAYRPIIHREALAGSRRKSAAPLRPVMDRISGARRESGAQTDISALPAHWRSESYLAHKVAHTFTTLPSKFALPTGVPGRLRLSDKTREARRVMLSDISFTSMVPELSRSADHLCHDPHAQTCFSSRGCGLRTPDVHRRESLGSPAGFWPRCNPSTGLPSPCDCRLSTDFYSSRYRGSLSSIPSPGLEVVGGPSRRHSWRANATSFDTWRVPMATSTPRPTWSSMPSSPTHVHPPATSSKASKSVPKRTRSKVTFQECPMTRGSLPNLRSDLVTGDNSGDSTESLIDEAEDYLRRSIDSMLTISSSGVSSDYWNRQTARRRRTRRYSEPDLIRDWHPPQDARPYLPKIPRDLKLDHLVKVISPEGKVLQGRVRYVGPVPGREETHVGVELPYLNGSSDGTFHGRRFFDCDPGRAIFVPFKKVILAWCTT
- the LOC132907697 gene encoding uncharacterized protein LOC132907697 isoform X2, whose amino-acid sequence is MDASRDKVDTEDMAEAPKPVIEPRTDSNTSGNGEIPDPQSRTVEKVPNSHVESSSKSESRNQTSKCTMSRDATVVKPQAGISGASLDDTVKSGTSNDLASALTNRRSKDVEAEDGSAAQVDHLEVPEKDLEDLSLKSVSDGDNSVFSDNPDTQVLQQHQRQNQLADQPKPNDQSENESEELDDIELIFTTDDTCRDLGLQEDLVSITETETWPQSAPTGQPALLKYAKSAEGESLVCNGEKTSSVEEAVSSQSSSIDREESVDRFDESSSTRLNKIWSQCSVLVETDISKCGVVEEPEHATRHAVRRNTLAAPPTAYRPIIHREALAGSRRKSAAPLRPVMDRISGARRESGAQTDISALPAHWRSESYLAHKVAHTFTTLPSKFALPTGVPGRLRLSDKTREARRVMLSDISFTSMVPELSRSADHLCHDPHAQTCFSSRGCGLRTPDVHRRESLGSPAGFWPRCNPSTGLPSPCDCRLSTDFYSSRYRGSLSSIPSPGLEVVGGPSRRHSWRANATSFDTWRVPMATSTPRPTWSSMPSSPTHVHPPATSSKASKSVPKRTRSKVTFQECPMTRGSLPNLRSDLVTGDNSGDSTESLIDEAEDYLRRSIDSMLTISSSGVSSDYWNRQTARRRRTRRYSEPDLIRDWHPPQDARPYLPKIPRDLKLDHLVKVISPEGKVLQGRVRYVGPVPGREETHVGVELPYLNGSSDGTFHGRRFFDCDPGRAIFVPFKKVILAWCTT